A stretch of Christensenellaceae bacterium DNA encodes these proteins:
- the fabG_2 gene encoding 3-oxoacyl-ACP reductase: MTKTVLVTGASRGIGRETALAFAKEGYNVIINYNTHGQDARRLKAEILNAGGRAEAIHADVSDRGQVEDMVGRARQLSGRIDVLVNNAGIAQQKLFTDITEQDLDRMFDINVKGMFHCTQAVLPQMISDKRGKIVNVSSIWGIVGASCEVHYSAAKAAVIGFTKALAKEVGPSGIQVNCVAPGVVETDMNASLDAYAREMLKEETPLGCIGKPSDIAQAILFLAEDKSRFITGQVLSPNGGMII; this comes from the coding sequence ATGACCAAAACGGTACTTGTCACAGGCGCATCCCGTGGCATCGGGCGCGAGACTGCGCTGGCCTTCGCCAAAGAGGGATACAATGTGATTATCAATTATAATACGCACGGGCAGGATGCGCGGCGGTTGAAAGCGGAAATACTAAACGCGGGCGGCCGCGCGGAGGCGATCCACGCGGATGTTTCCGACCGCGGTCAGGTAGAGGATATGGTAGGCAGGGCGCGGCAGCTTTCCGGCAGAATAGACGTACTCGTAAACAACGCAGGCATCGCGCAGCAAAAGCTGTTTACAGATATTACGGAACAGGACCTTGACCGGATGTTCGACATCAATGTAAAAGGAATGTTTCACTGTACACAGGCGGTGCTCCCGCAGATGATCAGCGATAAGCGCGGGAAGATCGTCAATGTATCCTCGATCTGGGGGATCGTTGGCGCGTCGTGCGAGGTGCATTATTCGGCGGCAAAGGCGGCGGTGATCGGCTTTACCAAGGCTTTGGCAAAAGAGGTCGGACCATCGGGGATACAGGTAAACTGCGTGGCGCCGGGCGTGGTGGAAACGGACATGAACGCGTCGCTTGACGCCTATGCAAGGGAAATGCTCAAAGAGGAAACGCCGCTCGGCTGTATCGGAAAACCGTCGGATATTGCGCAGGCGATTCTGTTTTTGGCGGAGGATAAGAGCCGGTTTATTACGGGGCAGGTATTAAGCCCTAACGGCGGCATGATTATATAA
- a CDS encoding membrane protein yields MKNETKKLVAAALCLAAGMLLPMVFHAFGAAAGQVFLPMHIPVLVCGLICGWKYGGICGFILPLLSSFATGMPPLYPVGVVMMFELCTYGIVSGIMYRRTNVYVSLIVAMLAGRAVSGVLNTILLGMAGTPYSFEIFLTNAFVVALPGIAIQIVVIPVLVLLLKKTGWQFDREMRVKAD; encoded by the coding sequence ATGAAAAACGAAACGAAAAAGCTGGTGGCGGCCGCATTGTGCCTGGCGGCGGGCATGCTGCTGCCTATGGTGTTCCATGCGTTCGGCGCGGCGGCAGGACAGGTGTTTTTGCCTATGCATATTCCGGTGCTTGTATGCGGACTGATTTGCGGATGGAAATACGGCGGGATCTGCGGATTTATCCTGCCGTTGCTTTCGTCCTTTGCGACAGGCATGCCGCCGCTCTATCCGGTAGGCGTGGTCATGATGTTTGAATTGTGTACGTATGGTATCGTAAGCGGCATTATGTACCGCAGGACAAACGTATATGTGTCGCTGATCGTGGCGATGCTCGCGGGCAGGGCGGTATCCGGCGTTTTGAATACGATTCTTCTGGGCATGGCGGGCACGCCGTACAGTTTTGAGATATTCCTGACCAATGCCTTTGTGGTGGCGCTGCCGGGCATTGCCATCCAGATCGTCGTCATTCCGGTTCTCGTCCTTCTTTTAAAGAAAACAGGATGGCAGTTTGACAGGGAAATGCGCGTAAAAGCGGACTGA
- a CDS encoding membrane protein, translating into MTWLWILIGVVAAIVVIIVIWYIVAYNNFIKMKNSIEEAFATIDVYLKKRFDLIPNLVETVKGYAQHEKGTLEQVTAARSNVANSTTTEERLQNENILTGTLRSLFAVAEAYPDLKANTNFLDLQNQLNMVETDIANARKYYNANVRMFNTKLETFPTNLIARKFKFTKQPMFEVENQQERENVKVQF; encoded by the coding sequence ATGACATGGTTATGGATATTGATCGGAGTTGTTGCGGCGATCGTTGTGATCATCGTAATCTGGTATATCGTTGCCTATAACAACTTTATCAAAATGAAGAACAGCATCGAAGAGGCGTTTGCCACCATCGATGTATATCTCAAGAAACGCTTTGACCTGATCCCCAACCTTGTGGAGACGGTGAAAGGCTACGCACAGCATGAAAAAGGGACGCTGGAACAGGTTACGGCGGCCCGCAGCAATGTCGCCAATTCCACGACGACAGAGGAAAGGCTGCAAAACGAGAATATCCTGACAGGAACATTGCGGAGTTTGTTTGCGGTCGCGGAAGCATATCCGGACCTGAAAGCAAACACCAATTTTTTGGACCTGCAGAACCAGCTCAACATGGTGGAAACGGACATCGCCAACGCACGCAAGTATTATAATGCAAACGTGAGGATGTTCAACACCAAATTGGAAACTTTCCCCACAAACCTGATCGCGCGTAAGTTTAAATTCACCAAACAGCCGATGTTTGAAGTGGAAAACCAGCAAGAGCGCGAGAATGTAAAGGTACAGTTTTAA
- the hom gene encoding homoserine dehydrogenase yields the protein MKDVKVAILGMGTVGGGIYQLIERERKNIEHKEGMRLEVKKTLALNYAVDVPEEKKAKDIDEIINDPEITVVAEVMGGQHPSKEFIIAALEKGKTVVSANKDMISQNWPDLEAAAKRGNAGFYFEASVGGGIPILRALQDSMQANSIDSVYGIVNGTTNYILTKMDDEGRDFEDVLKEAQELGYAEANSTSDVEGYDARYKLSILASMAFHARVPVDKIYCEGITKITKVDIEIGRELGYVVKLLAIGKKAEDGTIEARVHPTMILKDHALANIKGSFNAIFINGSAVGEMMWYGKGAGDFPTASALVSDMIYSVHHKPRYATFENTYEAGQVKFNDDWLTEYFIRTTVQDKPGVLAKIAGILGKHDVSIESVIQKGAKKGETDAPLILVTHKAHEKDLRAAIEEIKQLDAVVDVPSCIRVEK from the coding sequence ATGAAAGATGTAAAGGTTGCGATCCTCGGAATGGGAACGGTCGGCGGAGGTATCTACCAGCTGATCGAAAGGGAACGGAAAAATATCGAACATAAGGAAGGTATGCGCCTGGAGGTTAAAAAGACGCTGGCTTTAAATTATGCGGTGGATGTACCGGAAGAAAAAAAGGCAAAGGACATCGATGAGATCATAAACGATCCGGAAATCACGGTGGTCGCAGAGGTCATGGGCGGACAGCATCCGTCCAAGGAGTTCATCATTGCGGCGCTGGAAAAAGGTAAAACGGTGGTTTCCGCGAACAAGGACATGATCTCGCAGAACTGGCCGGACCTTGAAGCGGCGGCTAAAAGGGGAAATGCCGGATTTTATTTTGAGGCGTCGGTGGGCGGCGGTATCCCGATCCTGCGCGCGCTGCAGGATTCCATGCAGGCCAACAGTATCGACAGCGTATACGGCATCGTCAACGGCACGACGAATTATATCCTCACGAAAATGGACGACGAGGGGCGCGACTTTGAAGACGTCCTCAAAGAAGCGCAGGAATTGGGATATGCGGAGGCCAATTCCACGAGCGACGTGGAAGGGTATGACGCGCGTTATAAGCTTTCCATTCTTGCTTCTATGGCGTTCCATGCCCGCGTGCCCGTAGACAAAATCTATTGCGAGGGCATTACCAAAATTACGAAAGTGGATATTGAGATCGGCCGCGAGCTCGGGTATGTCGTCAAGCTTCTTGCAATCGGCAAAAAAGCGGAGGACGGCACGATCGAAGCGCGCGTCCATCCGACGATGATTCTGAAAGATCATGCGCTTGCGAATATTAAGGGATCTTTCAACGCGATTTTTATCAACGGGAGCGCCGTAGGGGAAATGATGTGGTACGGCAAGGGCGCGGGGGATTTTCCGACGGCAAGCGCGCTTGTTTCGGATATGATCTATTCCGTGCACCACAAGCCGAGATACGCCACGTTTGAAAACACGTACGAGGCTGGCCAGGTTAAGTTCAACGACGACTGGCTGACGGAATATTTTATCCGTACGACGGTGCAGGACAAGCCGGGCGTGCTGGCAAAGATCGCGGGGATTCTGGGCAAGCATGACGTGAGTATCGAAAGCGTGATCCAGAAAGGCGCGAAAAAGGGCGAAACGGATGCGCCGCTTATTTTAGTGACGCATAAGGCGCACGAAAAGGATCTGCGTGCGGCGATCGAGGAGATCAAACAACTGGATGCAGTCGTAGATGTACCGAGTTGTATCCGGGTGGAAAAATAA